In one window of Agrobacterium larrymoorei DNA:
- a CDS encoding DUF1842 domain-containing protein yields the protein MSEVRPSGLFYLHLQTSGAPGAPVLDLRLTVYTPKKQITGLAEVTQATNPPLDVKSHVTGDYTYETVIGQGSKIRIDLQGWPELVWPVKGGIGPVVPENFYATLVLDTDYSEGEIHYGYRTGLTGAWHEVTQSVKAAALAKAA from the coding sequence ATGTCTGAAGTTCGTCCTTCTGGTCTGTTTTACTTGCACCTCCAGACATCCGGCGCGCCGGGTGCACCGGTTCTCGATCTGCGTCTGACGGTTTACACTCCGAAAAAGCAGATCACGGGCCTTGCTGAAGTTACGCAGGCGACCAACCCGCCGCTGGATGTAAAATCCCACGTGACTGGCGACTATACCTACGAAACGGTGATCGGACAGGGTTCGAAAATCCGCATCGATCTGCAGGGTTGGCCAGAACTGGTTTGGCCGGTAAAGGGCGGTATTGGCCCGGTCGTTCCAGAAAACTTCTATGCAACCCTGGTTCTTGACACCGATTATTCGGAAGGCGAAATCCACTACGGTTACCGCACGGGCCTTACTGGTGCCTGGCACGAAGTCACGCAGTCCGTGAAAGCTGCGGCACTGGCCAAAGCTGCCTGA
- a CDS encoding UdgX family uracil-DNA binding protein (This protein belongs to the uracil DNA glycosylase superfamily, members of which act in excision repair of DNA. However, it belongs more specifically to UdgX branch, whose founding member was found to bind uracil in DNA (where it does not belong), without cleaving it, appears to promote DNA repair by a pathway involving RecA, rather than base excision.), whose translation MYSVELEGRGDFVEWRNAARSLLMADIDPRDVDWRLESERGTLLGFEESRSIPAGDSSRAISVPAAFLPLAEAVICHSDPARFALLYRLLWRLQKDRSLLQIKADPNVLTARHLEKSVRRDSHKMTAFVRFKEVEGEGPAARRCFIAWFEPDHFIVERKAPFFQRRFTDMDWLIATPKGSARWDGKTLETSREAAEKPDLTDETDELWRTYYANIFNPARLKIKAMTAEMPKKYWKNLPEAGLIPELILGAEARVLEMGAKAATEPQLFHHRLQAAASAKPEELLPDADTLAGLKREAQSCELCPLHCKATQTVFGEGLSDAEIMIVGEQPGDHEDLAGRPFVGPAGRVFDQVLAETEIDRKSLYVTNAVKHFKYEARGKKRIHQRPDAGEVERCRWWLTREIELVQPKLIVAMGATAVYSLTGMKEKISDLRGRPMPMSEGRMLFVTVHPSYLLRIPDESQKSYEFARFRDDMKLMKEIAANL comes from the coding sequence ATGTACAGCGTGGAACTGGAGGGCCGGGGGGATTTTGTCGAGTGGCGCAACGCCGCGCGCTCCCTGCTTATGGCCGATATCGATCCGCGCGACGTGGACTGGCGCCTGGAGAGTGAAAGAGGCACCCTTCTGGGATTTGAGGAGAGCCGCTCTATCCCAGCGGGCGATAGCAGCCGGGCTATCAGCGTTCCAGCCGCCTTCTTACCGCTTGCGGAAGCGGTGATTTGCCACAGCGATCCAGCGCGCTTTGCGTTACTGTATCGGTTGTTGTGGCGATTGCAGAAGGACAGGTCGCTTTTGCAAATCAAGGCCGACCCGAACGTCCTGACTGCGCGCCATTTGGAAAAATCGGTGCGACGCGACAGCCATAAAATGACGGCCTTCGTTCGCTTCAAGGAAGTGGAAGGTGAAGGGCCAGCGGCGCGGCGCTGTTTTATCGCCTGGTTCGAGCCGGATCATTTCATCGTGGAGCGAAAAGCGCCGTTTTTTCAGCGACGGTTCACAGATATGGATTGGCTGATTGCCACCCCCAAGGGCTCTGCGCGCTGGGATGGAAAGACGCTGGAAACCTCGCGCGAAGCAGCCGAAAAACCTGATCTTACCGACGAGACGGATGAGTTGTGGCGCACCTATTACGCTAATATCTTCAACCCGGCACGGCTGAAAATAAAGGCGATGACGGCGGAGATGCCGAAGAAATACTGGAAGAATTTGCCGGAGGCCGGGCTTATCCCTGAACTTATTCTGGGTGCGGAAGCACGCGTGCTGGAAATGGGCGCAAAGGCAGCGACAGAGCCGCAGCTTTTTCATCATCGTCTTCAGGCGGCGGCATCCGCCAAGCCGGAAGAGTTGTTACCAGATGCGGATACGCTGGCAGGTCTCAAGCGCGAAGCGCAAAGTTGTGAGCTTTGTCCGTTGCATTGCAAGGCGACTCAGACGGTATTCGGCGAAGGTTTGAGCGATGCTGAGATCATGATCGTTGGTGAGCAGCCGGGGGATCATGAGGATCTGGCTGGGCGTCCGTTCGTCGGTCCTGCGGGCAGGGTGTTCGATCAAGTGCTGGCGGAAACGGAGATCGATAGAAAATCGCTTTATGTGACCAATGCGGTCAAGCACTTCAAATATGAAGCACGCGGCAAGAAGCGCATACACCAGCGCCCGGATGCTGGTGAGGTGGAGCGTTGCCGGTGGTGGCTGACGCGGGAAATAGAGCTCGTTCAGCCAAAGCTGATCGTGGCCATGGGGGCAACGGCGGTCTATTCACTGACCGGAATGAAGGAGAAGATTTCCGATCTCCGCGGGCGGCCCATGCCCATGTCAGAGGGCCGCATGCTCTTCGTCACCGTTCATCCTTCCTATCTACTGCGCATTCCTGATGAGTCTCAAAAATCCTATGAGTTCGCACGCTTCAGGGATGACATGAAGCTGATGAAGGAGATCGCCGCAAACCTGTAG
- a CDS encoding UDP-N-acetylglucosamine 1-carboxyvinyltransferase, whose protein sequence is MTDLIVNGGRPISGTVRPSGNKNAVLPMLCASILTDEPVTLENVPEISDIDKLLSYFAAMGSTIDRDLEAGRLTIRHDGEVFKHGTAELPVGIRAAVLLLGPVLWRNKSLIFDTTAKGCALGVREIDPHLEVLEHLGGRIASTNPLEVKLDGDLTGAELWPDYASVTATETFAMTAALAKGVSTLTNAASEPHVQALCDMLTAMGAKIEGAGTSRLTITGVEKLGGVTARVPDDHHEVATYLAIGGVTGGRLTVETDMGPHMPLILRQFEKLGMSFDVEDGKITVTGWSREIAQPHTLEMLPKIEAAPWPYFPADLLPQAIGVSVGCKGDILFWNKVYEGALGWCSELLKFGARAHLSDPHRLIVCGGNTLRPATVEAPYIIRVVPALLIAAMQIEGQSTILHADPLRRAYPHFVEKLTALGAEISWR, encoded by the coding sequence ATGACCGATCTGATCGTGAATGGCGGACGACCGATTTCCGGCACCGTTCGCCCCTCGGGCAACAAAAATGCCGTGCTTCCGATGCTCTGCGCGTCGATCCTGACCGATGAACCGGTGACGTTGGAAAACGTCCCCGAAATCAGCGATATCGACAAGCTGCTGAGCTATTTCGCGGCGATGGGCTCGACCATCGATCGTGATCTGGAGGCGGGTCGGCTGACGATCCGTCATGACGGGGAAGTCTTCAAGCACGGCACCGCCGAGCTTCCGGTCGGCATCCGCGCAGCCGTCCTGCTGCTCGGCCCGGTTCTGTGGCGCAACAAGAGCCTGATCTTCGATACGACCGCGAAGGGCTGCGCACTCGGCGTGCGCGAGATTGATCCGCATCTTGAAGTTCTCGAACATCTCGGCGGTCGCATCGCATCGACCAATCCTCTGGAAGTGAAGCTGGACGGCGATCTGACCGGTGCCGAACTCTGGCCGGACTATGCCTCCGTCACCGCAACCGAAACCTTTGCCATGACCGCCGCTCTGGCCAAGGGCGTTTCGACGCTAACCAATGCCGCCTCCGAGCCGCATGTGCAGGCGCTGTGCGATATGCTGACGGCCATGGGCGCAAAGATCGAAGGTGCGGGCACATCGCGTCTCACCATCACAGGCGTCGAGAAGCTGGGCGGCGTAACCGCCCGCGTTCCAGACGATCACCATGAAGTCGCGACCTATCTCGCCATTGGTGGCGTGACCGGCGGGCGGCTGACGGTGGAAACGGATATGGGCCCGCACATGCCCCTCATCCTGCGTCAGTTCGAGAAGCTCGGAATGTCTTTCGACGTGGAAGACGGCAAGATCACCGTCACCGGCTGGTCGCGCGAGATCGCCCAGCCGCATACGCTGGAAATGCTGCCCAAGATCGAAGCCGCTCCCTGGCCTTACTTTCCGGCAGACCTGCTGCCGCAGGCAATCGGCGTTTCCGTCGGCTGCAAGGGCGATATCCTGTTCTGGAACAAGGTGTACGAAGGCGCTCTGGGCTGGTGCTCTGAACTGCTGAAATTCGGCGCCCGCGCCCACCTCTCCGATCCGCACCGCCTCATCGTCTGCGGCGGCAACACGCTCCGCCCGGCAACCGTGGAAGCCCCCTACATCATCCGCGTCGTCCCCGCGCTGCTAATTGCCGCGATGCAGATCGAGGGCCAATCCACCATCCTCCACGCCGATCCCCTGCGCCGTGCCTATCCGCATTTCGTGGAGAAGCTGACGGCGCTTGGCGCGGAAATTTCCTGGCGCTGA
- the carB gene encoding carbamoyl-phosphate synthase large subunit, whose amino-acid sequence MPKRQDIKSILIIGAGPIVIGQACEFDYSGTQACKALKEEGYRVILVNSNPATIMTDPGLADATYVEPITPEVVAKIIAKERPDALLPTMGGQTALNTALSLKRMGVLDRYNVEMIGAKPEAIDMAEDRALFREAMARIGLETPRSMLANATEIKDADRKKHEAARTELKGKLSGADLDKALDELENQWNLGETDRKQRYMAHAMAIAAQAIDHVGLPAIIRPSFTLGGTGGGIAYNRSEFFDIVSGGLDASPTTEVLVEESVLGWKEYEMEVVRDKADNCIIICSIENIDPMGVHTGDSITVAPALTLTDKEYQIMRNASIAVLREIGVETGGSNVQFAVNPKDGRLVVIEMNPRVSRSSALASKATGFPIAKIAAKLAIGYTLDELENDITGGATPASFEPSIDYVVTKIPRFAFEKFPGASPILTTAMKSVGEVMAIGRTFAESLQKALRGMETGLTGLDEIEIPGYEEGEGSKNAIRAAIGTPTPDRLRMVAQALRMGMSEAEVHENSKIDPWFIAQFKAIVDMEARIREHGLPTDAENLRMLKAMGFSDARLASLTNKRPKEVAELRNSLNVRPVFKRIDTCAAEFASPTAYMYSTYETPFVGALRSEAQVSDRKKVVILGGGPNRIGQGIEFDYCCCHAAFALKDAGFEAIMINCNPETVSTDYDTSDRLYFEPLTAEDVIEIMRAEQEKGELVGVIVQFGGQTPLKLAEALEKNGIPILGTAPDMIDLAEDRDRFQKLLMKLDLTQPNNGIAYSVEQARLVATEIGFPLVVRPSYVLGGRAMQIIHSEGQLQTYLLDTVPGLVPEDIKQRYPNDKTGQINTLLGKNPLLFDSYLTNAVEVDVDALCDGENVFVSGIMEHIEEAGIHSGDSACSLPSRSLSKDMLDELERQTTALAKALKVGGLMNVQYAIKDGTIYVLEVNPRASRTVPFVAKTIGAPIAKIAARVMAGEKLDPAIAAYGEKPDPRNLKHIAVKEAVFPFARFPGVDILLGPEMRSTGEVIGLDTDFALAFAKSQLGAGVDLPRSGAVFVSVRDQDKDGVLPAIRILVEAGFKVLATGGTQRFLAEQGIAAEKINKVQEGRPHIEDAIRNRQVQLVINTTDSNKAISDSKSLRRATLMQKVPYYTTMAGAEAAALAIKALKAGNLEVKPLQSYF is encoded by the coding sequence ATGCCGAAGCGCCAAGATATCAAGTCCATCCTCATCATTGGCGCGGGACCGATTGTCATCGGCCAGGCTTGCGAATTCGACTATTCCGGCACACAGGCCTGTAAGGCGCTGAAGGAAGAAGGTTACCGGGTCATCCTGGTCAACTCCAACCCGGCCACCATCATGACCGACCCCGGCCTTGCAGACGCGACCTATGTCGAGCCGATCACCCCGGAAGTCGTCGCCAAGATCATCGCCAAGGAACGCCCGGATGCACTGCTGCCCACCATGGGCGGCCAGACGGCGCTCAACACCGCGCTTTCGCTCAAGCGCATGGGCGTGCTGGATCGCTACAATGTCGAGATGATCGGCGCAAAGCCTGAAGCAATCGACATGGCGGAAGACCGCGCCCTCTTCCGCGAAGCCATGGCACGCATCGGCCTTGAAACACCGCGCTCCATGCTGGCCAACGCAACCGAGATCAAGGACGCCGACCGCAAGAAGCACGAAGCCGCCCGCACCGAACTGAAGGGCAAGCTTTCCGGCGCGGATCTGGACAAGGCTCTGGACGAGCTTGAAAACCAGTGGAACCTCGGCGAGACGGACCGCAAGCAGCGCTACATGGCCCACGCCATGGCAATCGCAGCTCAGGCCATCGATCACGTCGGCCTGCCCGCCATCATCCGCCCATCCTTCACGCTTGGTGGCACCGGCGGCGGCATTGCCTATAACCGCTCCGAATTCTTCGACATCGTTTCCGGCGGTCTCGATGCTTCGCCAACCACGGAAGTTCTGGTGGAAGAGTCGGTTCTCGGCTGGAAGGAATATGAGATGGAAGTCGTCCGCGACAAGGCGGACAACTGCATCATCATCTGCTCCATCGAAAACATCGACCCGATGGGCGTCCACACCGGCGATTCGATTACCGTTGCGCCGGCGCTGACGCTGACGGACAAAGAATACCAGATCATGCGTAACGCCTCGATTGCCGTTCTACGCGAGATCGGCGTCGAGACCGGTGGCTCGAACGTTCAGTTCGCCGTCAACCCGAAGGATGGCCGCCTCGTCGTCATCGAAATGAACCCGCGTGTTTCGCGTTCCTCCGCTCTCGCTTCGAAGGCAACCGGCTTCCCGATTGCCAAGATCGCCGCGAAGCTTGCCATCGGCTACACGCTGGACGAACTCGAAAACGACATCACCGGCGGCGCAACACCGGCGTCCTTCGAGCCATCCATCGACTACGTGGTCACGAAGATCCCGCGTTTCGCCTTCGAGAAGTTCCCCGGCGCCTCGCCGATCCTGACCACCGCCATGAAGTCGGTCGGTGAAGTCATGGCGATTGGCCGTACCTTTGCAGAATCGCTCCAGAAGGCGCTGCGCGGCATGGAAACCGGCCTCACCGGTCTCGATGAAATCGAAATCCCCGGATACGAAGAAGGCGAAGGCTCCAAGAACGCCATCCGCGCCGCCATCGGCACACCCACGCCAGATCGTCTGCGCATGGTCGCGCAGGCACTGCGCATGGGCATGTCCGAAGCGGAAGTGCACGAAAACTCCAAGATCGACCCGTGGTTCATCGCCCAGTTCAAGGCCATCGTGGACATGGAAGCGCGCATCCGCGAACATGGCCTGCCGACAGACGCCGAAAACCTGCGCATGCTCAAAGCCATGGGCTTCTCCGATGCGCGTCTGGCGAGCCTCACCAACAAGCGCCCGAAGGAAGTTGCCGAGCTGCGCAACAGCCTGAACGTGCGCCCGGTCTTCAAGCGCATCGACACCTGCGCTGCCGAATTCGCGTCGCCAACCGCCTACATGTACTCCACCTATGAGACGCCTTTCGTCGGCGCTCTGCGCTCCGAAGCGCAGGTATCCGACCGCAAGAAGGTCGTCATTCTCGGCGGCGGCCCGAACCGTATCGGCCAGGGCATCGAATTCGATTATTGCTGCTGCCACGCCGCCTTCGCGCTGAAGGATGCTGGCTTCGAAGCCATCATGATCAACTGCAACCCGGAAACCGTGTCCACCGACTACGACACCTCCGACCGCCTTTATTTCGAACCGCTGACCGCTGAGGACGTGATCGAAATCATGCGCGCGGAGCAGGAAAAGGGCGAACTCGTCGGCGTTATCGTGCAGTTCGGCGGCCAGACCCCGCTGAAGCTCGCTGAAGCGCTGGAAAAGAACGGCATCCCGATCCTCGGCACAGCACCCGACATGATCGACCTTGCCGAAGACCGTGACCGCTTCCAGAAGCTTCTGATGAAGCTGGACCTGACGCAGCCGAATAACGGCATTGCCTATTCTGTGGAGCAGGCCCGCCTCGTCGCCACCGAAATCGGCTTCCCGCTGGTCGTTCGCCCATCCTATGTTCTGGGTGGCCGCGCCATGCAGATCATCCATTCCGAAGGCCAACTTCAGACCTACCTGCTCGACACCGTTCCGGGCCTCGTGCCGGAAGATATCAAGCAGCGTTACCCCAACGACAAGACGGGCCAGATCAACACGCTGCTCGGCAAGAACCCGCTGCTCTTCGATAGCTACCTGACCAACGCTGTCGAGGTGGATGTGGATGCGCTGTGCGATGGCGAAAACGTCTTCGTATCCGGTATCATGGAACACATCGAAGAAGCGGGCATCCACTCCGGCGACAGCGCCTGCTCGCTGCCATCGCGTTCGCTTTCCAAGGACATGCTGGACGAGCTGGAGCGCCAGACGACGGCGCTTGCCAAGGCGCTGAAGGTCGGCGGCCTGATGAACGTGCAGTATGCCATCAAGGACGGCACGATTTACGTTCTCGAAGTCAACCCGCGCGCATCGCGTACCGTGCCTTTCGTCGCCAAGACCATCGGCGCGCCGATTGCGAAGATCGCCGCCCGCGTCATGGCCGGTGAGAAGCTCGATCCGGCGATTGCCGCTTACGGCGAAAAGCCGGATCCGCGCAACCTGAAGCACATCGCCGTCAAGGAAGCCGTCTTCCCGTTCGCCCGCTTCCCCGGCGTCGATATTCTGCTCGGGCCGGAAATGCGCTCCACCGGCGAAGTCATCGGTCTCGATACCGATTTCGCGCTGGCATTCGCCAAGTCGCAGCTGGGTGCTGGCGTCGATCTGCCGCGCTCGGGTGCAGTGTTCGTCTCGGTGCGCGATCAGGACAAGGACGGCGTTCTGCCTGCCATCCGCATTCTGGTCGAAGCAGGCTTCAAGGTTCTGGCAACCGGCGGCACGCAGCGCTTCCTTGCGGAACAGGGCATTGCCGCTGAAAAGATCAACAAGGTGCAGGAAGGCCGTCCGCATATCGAAGACGCCATCCGCAACCGTCAGGTCCAGCTAGTCATCAACACCACAGACAGCAACAAGGCGATCTCGGATTCGAAGTCCCTGCGCCGCGCAACGCTGATGCAGAAGGTGCCCTACTACACGACAATGGCTGGTGCCGAAGCTGCGGCCCTTGCCATCAAGGCGCTGAAGGCGGGCAATCTCGAAGTCAAGCCGCTGCAAAGCTATTTCTGA
- a CDS encoding MFS transporter has protein sequence MQASSIETTAPLAGRREWVGLCVLSIACLIYSMDLSVLFLAMPAIVSDLDPSASELLWINDIYGFMVAGFLVTMGTLGDRIGRRKLLLVGAFAFGVASALAAFSSTSQQLIISRALLGIAGATVAPSTLSLVVNIFKNEAERNRAIGIWGSAFALGGLIGPLIGGLLLQYFHWGSVFLINIPVMLVLLAIGPFILPEYRNDDGGRIDLVSVFLSLATVLPVIYGFKHMAAEGFALRQLPPVAAGLAIGVLFIRRQKTLAHPLIDLKLFRIPAFTASLIVNLAGVFFVFGTFLYQNLFLQLVIGLSPLEAALWSVPSASVFAIMSFQAYRFTNHFGPVKTVLLGLLVNVAGTTAMAIAAYYQNLYGMLGASMLIGLGFVPVILTTTGLIVGTAPPERAGSASAISETSAEFGGALGVALLGSLGTLVYRMVISSADLSGLSETQSAAVSATLAGAVETAKAMGSAAEPAWLAPARTGFSLGFAACCLLASVTLLLLAMIARKVYARAHIDESAIGGH, from the coding sequence ATGCAGGCATCGAGCATCGAAACCACCGCGCCTTTGGCCGGTCGGCGGGAATGGGTCGGGCTGTGCGTGCTTTCCATTGCCTGCCTGATCTACTCCATGGATCTTTCCGTCCTGTTTCTGGCAATGCCCGCCATCGTTTCGGACCTAGACCCCAGTGCATCCGAACTGCTCTGGATCAACGATATTTACGGTTTCATGGTCGCAGGTTTCCTTGTCACCATGGGCACGCTGGGAGACCGCATCGGTCGGCGCAAGCTGCTTCTGGTTGGCGCCTTCGCCTTCGGCGTCGCCTCGGCACTTGCCGCTTTTTCATCTACCTCGCAGCAGCTCATCATCTCCCGCGCCCTGCTCGGTATCGCAGGTGCCACGGTCGCGCCGTCAACGCTGTCGCTCGTCGTCAACATTTTCAAGAACGAGGCAGAAAGGAACCGCGCCATCGGTATCTGGGGCTCCGCTTTTGCGCTGGGCGGCTTGATCGGACCGCTGATCGGTGGGTTGCTGCTGCAATATTTCCACTGGGGTTCCGTATTCCTCATCAACATTCCGGTGATGCTGGTGCTGCTCGCCATCGGGCCTTTCATTCTGCCGGAATACAGGAATGACGATGGCGGGCGCATCGATCTGGTCAGCGTTTTCCTGTCGCTTGCCACCGTTCTGCCCGTGATCTACGGCTTCAAACACATGGCAGCGGAAGGTTTTGCTCTGCGCCAACTCCCGCCCGTCGCCGCCGGGCTTGCCATCGGCGTGCTGTTCATCAGGCGTCAAAAGACGCTGGCGCATCCTCTAATCGATCTCAAGCTCTTCCGCATTCCGGCCTTTACGGCATCGCTGATCGTCAATCTCGCTGGCGTCTTCTTCGTCTTCGGCACATTCCTCTATCAGAACCTTTTCCTTCAGCTGGTCATCGGCCTTTCCCCGCTGGAGGCTGCTTTGTGGTCGGTGCCTTCTGCATCCGTCTTCGCCATCATGTCCTTTCAGGCGTACCGCTTCACCAACCATTTCGGCCCGGTGAAAACAGTTCTGCTCGGCCTGCTCGTCAATGTCGCAGGAACGACGGCAATGGCCATCGCCGCCTATTATCAGAACCTTTACGGAATGCTGGGCGCCAGCATGCTGATCGGCCTCGGCTTCGTACCCGTCATTCTGACCACGACCGGCCTCATCGTCGGCACCGCGCCGCCGGAACGCGCGGGCTCCGCCTCGGCCATTTCAGAAACCAGCGCCGAATTCGGCGGAGCGCTCGGCGTCGCCCTTCTCGGCAGCCTCGGCACGCTGGTCTACCGCATGGTCATCAGTAGCGCGGATTTGAGCGGCTTGAGCGAAACACAGTCCGCAGCCGTTTCCGCAACACTCGCAGGAGCAGTTGAAACAGCCAAAGCGATGGGCAGCGCGGCAGAACCCGCATGGCTTGCCCCTGCCCGCACCGGCTTCTCACTCGGCTTCGCCGCCTGCTGCCTGCTGGCATCCGTCACATTGCTGTTGCTGGCTATGATTGCGAGGAAGGTTTACGCAAGAGCCCATATCGACGAAAGCGCGATTGGCGGGCACTGA